One genomic segment of Carassius carassius chromosome 21, fCarCar2.1, whole genome shotgun sequence includes these proteins:
- the LOC132097201 gene encoding calcium load-activated calcium channel, whose product MSTMFADTILIVFISICTALLAEGITWVLVYRTDKYKRLKAEVEKQSKKLEKKKETITESAGRQQKKKIERQEEKLKNNNRDLSMVRMKSMFAIGFCFTALMGMFNSIFDGRVVAKLPFVPLSYIQGLSHRNLLGEDYTDCSFIFLYILCTMSIRQNIQKMLGLAPSRAATKQAGGFLGPPPQAAKFS is encoded by the exons ATGAGCACAATGTTTGCAGATACGATCCTTATTGTGTTCATATCTATTTGCACAGCATTATTAGCGGAAG GTATAACATGGGTTCTGGTGTACCGCACAGACAAATACAAGAGACTAAAGGCCGAGGttgaaaaacaaagtaaaaaac tggagaaaaagaaagagacaatTACAGAATCAGCTGGGCGTCAACAGAAGAAAAAGATTG AGAGACAAGAGGAGAAACTCAAGAACAATAACCGAGATCTCTCTATg GTCCGGATGAAATCAATGTTTGCCATTGGCTTTTGCTTCACTGCTTTGATGGGCATGTTCAATTCCAT CTTTGACGGTCGTGTTGTAGCCAAACTTCCATTTGTCCCGTTGTCATATATCCAAGGCCTCTCACACCGCAACCTCCTTGGCGAAGATTACACCGACTGTTCCTTCATCTTCCTCTACATCCTGTGCACCATGTCAATTCGACAG AATATCCAGAAGATGTTGGGTCTCGCCCCATCCCGTGCTGCCACCAAACAGGCTGGAGGATTTTTAGGACCTCCTCCACAAGCTGCAAAGTTTTCATGA
- the LOC132097836 gene encoding 4-trimethylaminobutyraldehyde dehydrogenase A-like, which yields MIIEGEPSTFVQCTACVEKTRMAQQPLLSLPEFQSVSTGTLMVKEPLNFWGGARVKPKDTKNSEPVYEPATGRVLCDLIPCGEEEVDEAIKSAHSAYLKWSKLSGMERARIMLEAARIIRERRDEIARAEVANNGKSITEAQVDIDVAWQGIEYYAGIAPTLSGQHIQLPGGSFAYTRREPLGVCVGIGAWNYPFQIAAWKSAPAMACGNAMVFKPSPMTPVTAVMLAEIYKEAGVPDGLFNVIQGGAETGGLLCQHPMVAKVSFTGSVPTGKKIMEMAAKGVKQVTLELGGKSPLIIFKDCELENAIKGALMANFLTQGEVCCNGTRVFVQREIMPQFLEEVVKRTKAIPVGDPMCEETRMGALISKPHMEKVLGYIKQAKEQGAKVLCGGEQFVPNDRKLKDGYFVFPCVLDNCRDDMTCVREEIFGPVMSVLPFDTEEEVLQRANNTTFGLASGVFTRDIARAHRVAANLQAGTCYINNYNVGPVEVPFGGYKMSGFGRENGQVTIEYYSQLKTVVVEMGDVESIF from the exons ATGATCATAGAAGGCGAACCATCTACTTTTGTACAGTGTACAGCTTGTGTTGAAAAG ACCAGAATGGCTCAGCAACCGCTTCTGTCGCTGCCCGAGTTTCAGAGTGTTTCCACGGGTACTTTGATGGTGAAGGAGCCGCTGAATTTCTGGGGAGGAGCGAGAGTGAAGCCGAAGGACACAAAGAACTCTGAACCAGTATACGAACCAGCAActg GTCGTGTGCTGTGTGATTTGATTCCCTGCGGAGAGGAGGAGGTAGATGAGGCCATAAAAAGTGCTCATTCTGCATACCTAAAATGGAGCAAATTATCAGGAATGGAGAGGGCCCGGATCATGCTAGAGGCCGCCAGAATTATTAGG GAGCGCAGAGATGAAATTGCGAGAGCAGAAGTGGCCAACAATGGCAAATCAATCACTGAGGCTCAGGTGGATATTGATGTTGCCTGGCAGGGTATTGAGTACTATGCTGGCATTGCTCCCACTTTGTCAG GCCAGCATATTCAGCTTCCAGGAGGATCTTTTGCTTACACCAGAAGGGAGCCACTGGGAGTGTGTGTTGGCATTGGAGCTTGGAACTACCCTTTCCAGATAGCTGCCTGGAAGTCAGCCCCAGCTATGGCCTGTG GCAATGCCATGGTGTTTAAACCTTCTCCCATGACCCCAGTGACAGCAGTTATGCTGGCAGAGATCTACAAAGAGGCCGGTGTCCCAGATGGACTCTTTAATGTCATACAAGGAGGAGCAGAGACTGGAGGATTGCTGTGTCAACATCCCATGGTGGCCAAAGTGTCCTTCACTGGCAGTGTTCCCACTGGAAAGAAG ATTATGGAAATGGCAGCCAAAGGTGTGAAGCAGGTGACTTTGGAGCTTGGAGGAAAGTCACCACTGATCATCTTTAAGGACTGTGAACTGGAGAATGCGATAAAAGGGGCCCTCATGGCCAACTTCCTCACCCAAGGAGAg GTGTGCTGCAATGGAACACGGGTGTTTGTGCAAAGGGAGATCATGCCACAGTTCCTGGAGGAAGTTGTGAAGAGGACCAAGGCCATCCCTGTTGGGGATCCCATGTGTGAAGAAACACGCATGGGTGCCCTCATCAGTAAACCTCACATGGAAAAAGTGCTGGGCTACATCAAGCAAGCAAAAGAACAG GGTGCAAAGGTTTTATGTGGAGGAGAACAATTTGTTCCGAATGATCGCAAACTGAAAGATGGGTACTTTGTGTTCCCATGTGTGCTTG ATAATTGCAGGGATGATATGACCTGTGTAAGGGAGGAGATCTTTGGCCCTGTGATGTCTGTTCTGCCTTTTGACACAGAGGAGGAAGTTCTTCAAAGAGCCAACAACACAACCTTTGGCTTGGCATCTGGAGTCTTCACCAG GGATATTGCGCGTGCCCACAGAGTTGCTGCAAACCTTCAAGCAGGAACGTGCTACATCAACAACTACAATGTTGGCCCTGTGGAAGTTCCTTTTGGAGGCTACAAGATGTCAG GGTTTGGAAGGGAGAATGGACAAGTGACCATCGAGTACTATTCTCAACTCAAGACCGTTGTGGTGGAAATGGGAGATGTAGAAAGCATCTTTTAG